The Temnothorax longispinosus isolate EJ_2023e chromosome 4, Tlon_JGU_v1, whole genome shotgun sequence genome has a window encoding:
- the Pat1 gene encoding amyloid protein-binding protein 2 codes for MADGREPRLFSTRSLYQLCVSAVVDRFRTYKPCLTDLPKSVRFDLYYQLYRERRLCILGAELSDLETFSKMLKVTNRRLHLLRIFQAPMDHKIGIAGHLVNHYGRVCCSSPSSPDKLINLGLRLGGFLSDAGWYLESKKVLTTCKELCVKYNDTPKDWCRTLDCCHKLLHAEAAYCDFEKAAETHQIAMKMIEKLKSEQYNNSNHAALFAEFSVLFYIRSEYDEAYRWSIEALKQLKPSLPAGIIVDVLRQAAKSCVVKREFQKAGLLIKEAVYLAREVFDTDHPKYSDVLIDYGFFLLNFDSISNSVTIYKTALDIRKTIFGRTNLHVALAHEDLAYALYVHEYSSGRFDDASDHAGKAIDIMEKHLPANHLMLASARRIKALILEEIAIDNASTPLSEQNLLLKSECLHLSALEMSKTAFGERNVQTAKHYGNLGRLYQSMRKFQEAEAMHLKAIGIKEELLGPDDYEVGLSIGHLASLYNFHMNRYRDAEKLYHRSISISLKLFGKGYSGLEYDYRGLLHVYNKLDDYEKILEYTDILNHWKELRDKHAQSEEPPIDVQKRPQPIANVMNVFFSM; via the exons TGGACGCGAGCCACGGTTGTTTTCCACGCGGAGCCTGTACCAGTTGTGCGTGTCCGCGGTGGTCGACAGGTTTCGCACTTACAAACCGTGTCTCACCGATCTGCCCAAGAGCGTGCGCTTCGATCTCTACTATCAG CTGTACAGAGAGAGGAGACTATGCATACTGGGGGCGGAATTAAGCGATCTGGAGACTTTCTCCAAGATGCTCAAGGTCACCAATCGGCGATTACACCTCCTGAGAATATTTCAG GCACCGATGGACCATAAGATAGGGATAGCGGGACATCTGGTCAACCATTACGGCAGGGTATGCTGCTCAAGTCCCTCTTCGCCAGACAAATTGATAAATCTAGGTTTGAGACTCGGTGGATTTCTCAGCGACGCCGGCTGGTATTTGGAAAGTAAAAAGGTGCTGACAACCTGCAAGGAATTGTGTGTGAAATACAATGACACCCCCAAGGATTGGTGCAGAACATTGGATTGTTGTCACAA GCTGTTACATGCAGAAGCGGCATACTGCGACTTTGAGAAAGCTGCAGAGACTCATCAAATTGCCATGAAAATGATAGAAAAGTTAAAGAGCGAGCAGTACAATAATAGCAATCATGCTGCCCTTTTTGCAGAGTTCAGTGTACTATTCTATATACGCAGCGAATACGACGAAGCTTACAG ATGGAGCATAGAAGCGTTAAAACAATTGAAACCATCGCTTCCCGCGGGAATCATCGTCGACGTTTTGAGACAAGCAGCGAAGTCATGCGTGGTGAAGCGAGAATTCCAAAAAGCCGGTTTGCTGATTAAGGAGGCCGTATACCTCGCGAGAGAAGTATTCGATACGGATCATCCGAAGTATAGCGACGTTCTCATCGATTACGGATTTTTCTTACTAAACTTCGATAGCATCAGCAATAGTGTAACtatatacaag ACTGCGTTAGATATTAGAAAAACGATTTTCGGCAGGACTAATCTTCATGTTGCCTTAGCACACGAAGACTTAGCTTACGCTCTCTACGTACACGAATACAGCTCTGGCAGATTTGACGATGCAAG TGATCATGCTGGAAAAGCTATAGATATCATGGAGAAACATTTACCCGCGAATCATTTGATGCTCGCGAGTGCTAGGAGAATAAAGGCACTTATTCTCGAAGAGATAGCTATAGATAACGCGTCCACACCGTTGTCTGAACAGAATCTCTTACTCAAATCCGAGTGTCTTCATTTGTCTGCTTTAGAAATGTCGAAAACTGCGTTTGGCGAAAGAAACGTACAAACGGCGAAACATTACGGAAACTTGGGCCGCTTATACCAGAGTATGAGGAAGTTTCAG GAAGCGGAAGCGATGCATCTGAAAGCTATTGgtattaaagaagaattattagGACCCGATGATTATGAAGTAGGTTTGAGTATAGGGCATTTAGCTTCATTATACAATTTCCATATGAACCGGTACAGAGACGCCGAAAAGCTTTACCATCGTAGTATCTCGATCA GCTTAAAGTTATTCGGAAAGGGTTATAGTGGTTTAGAATACGATTATCGAGGACTTTTACACGTGTATAATAAGTTAGACGATTATGAAAAGATATTGGAGTACACGGACATATTGAATCATTGGAAGGAGCTTAGAGATAAACACGCTCAATCTGAGGAACCACCGATTGATGTACAAAAACGTCCACAGCCAATCGCAAACGTAATGAATGTGTTCTTTTCCATGTGA